One Lycium barbarum isolate Lr01 chromosome 5, ASM1917538v2, whole genome shotgun sequence genomic window carries:
- the LOC132642104 gene encoding secreted RxLR effector protein 161-like produces MLGRYQSNPGIDHRKSAKKVLMYLKGTKDYMITYRRSNSLEVIGYSDSNHGGYVDTRNSTFGYLFLLAKGAISWKSAKQSVIATSTMEAEFVACFEATIHELWPRNFISGLGVVDTITKPLKIYCSSPRMISTPKVPNIWN; encoded by the coding sequence ATGCTAGGAAGATATCAGAGTAACCCAGGAATTGATCACAGGAAATCTGCAAAGAAAGTTTTGATGTACCTGAAAGGAACGAAGGATTACATGATCACATATAGGAGATCCAACAGTTTGGAAGTCATTGGATACTCGGATTCAAATCATGGTGGATATGTTGACACTAGAAATTCCACTTTTGGTTACCTGTTCCTATTAGCTAAAGGAGCAATATCGTGGAAGAGTGCTAAGCAATCCGTCATTGCTACATCCACAATGGAAGCCGAATTTGTGGCATGTTTTGAAGCCACAATTCATGAATTATGGCCGCGAAACTTTATTTCAGGACTTGGGGTTGTCGACACCATTACAAAGCCACTGAAAATTTATTGTTCTTCTCCAAGAATGATAAGTACTCCAAAGGTGCCAAACATATGGAATTAA
- the LOC132642154 gene encoding ankyrin repeat-containing protein ITN1-like → MDPTLYNAAMEGIIVDADFILADHLQRDEENGYQVTPKGNTVLHVAALYGQSGFLGQVLEITSALLCCKNKKNETALHLAANKGHSEVARVLLRAAGEGNKETLMRMTDDDGDTALHKAVRSGGVDTVRLLVKEDPDFEFPANKAGETPLYLAAESGFLDCLLEILRSSIRPTYGGPCGRTALHAAMIQKHSDCATSLWQWNKSLCEESDQWDWNPLHYAVKRGLKLVVREMLGWKKSLAYIQAGSGNDWTTTIHIAASKGYANMINELLNHCPDCWEMLNSSGQNALHVAISNNKIRVIRFIQNSKEFHNLIYEADNDGNTPLHLLAASTRLRVPLNLSGYPRAKMLFNKKKQTPLDIALSGTETTQMEKWSFKRRLRLRLGGRDFEIRGKNMQEPEDEMESRGTNTQQRENKARRDKIRKLQDIMTATQIHLVVAALLVTVTFAAGLTVPGGFESDPGPNKGMAILIRKTAFHVFAVSNAIAFTCSAGAVFSYFFIGDNTAATKKLKIILPLFGMGDVLQHGAMLGVVTAFVTGTYATLAHSVGLAVTVCVIGCASFLVYSALWFAFY, encoded by the exons ATGGATCCAACCTTATATAATGCTGCGATGGAAGGAATTATCGTAGATGCCGATTTTATACTTGCTGATCATCTACAAAGGGATGAGGAAAATGGGTACCAGGTCACTCCAAAGGGCAACACTGTCCTCCACGTCGCAGCGCTGTATGGCCAATCAGGTTTCCTGGGACAAGTCCTTGAGATTACTTCCGCATTGTTATGCTGTAAGAACAAGAAAAATGAAACTGCACTTCACTTGGCAGCTAACAAAGGGCACAGTGAAGTAGCCCGGGTGCTACTTCGCGCAGCTGGAGAGGGGAATAAGGAGACACTCATGAGGATGACAGATGACGATGGAGATACAGCCCTACACAAGGCCGTGAGGAGTGGAGGGGTAGACACTGTCAGACTCTTGGTGAAAGAAGATCCTGATTTCGAATTTCCAGCAAACAAAGCAGGGGAGACACCACTGTATCTGGCGGCGGAGTCTGGCTTTCTTGACTGTTTGTTGGAAATCTTGAGATCCTCCATCAGACCAACATATGGCGGTCCATGTGGTCGAACGGCTTTGCATGCGGCAATGATCCAGAAACACAGTG ATTGTGCGACATCACTATGGCAATGGAATAAATCGTTATGTGAGGAATCAGACCAATGGGATTGGAATCCACTGCATTATGCTGTTAAACGAGGATTGAAATTAGTAGTTCGTGAAATGCTGGGGTGGAAGAAATCATTAGCCTACATTCAAGCAGGCAGTGGAAATGACTGGACGACAACAATTCACATTGCAGCCAGTAAAGGTTATGCGAACATGATAAATGAGCTATTAAATCATTGTCCAGATTGCTGGGAAATGCTTAACAGCAGTGGCCAAAATGCTCTTCATGTTGCCATATCGAACAATAAAATAAGAGTAATTAGATTCATACAGAATTCTAAAGAGTTTCATAACCTTATTTACGAGGCGGATAATGATGGCAACACTCCTCTCCATTTGCTCGCTGCCTCTACTAGGTTACGTGTGCCTCTAAACCTAAGTGGTTATCCCCGTGCAAAGATGTTATTTAACAAGAAAAAACAGACTCCACTTGACATAGCATTGTCTGGCACAGAGACAACACAAATG GAGAAATGGTCATTCAAGCGAAGGCTTCGCCTTCGACTGGGGGGACGCGACTTCGAGATAAGAGGGAAGAACATGCAGGAGCCAGAGGATGAAATGGAGTCAAGGGGCACAAATACACAACAGAGGGAGAACAAAGCTAGGAGAGATAAAATACGCAAATTGCAAGATATTATGACGGCaactcaaatacatctagttGTGGCCGCTTTACTAGTGACGGTCACCTTCGCAGCCGGTTTGACAGTGCCGGGAGGTTTTGAGAGCGATCCCGGCCCTAATAAAGGAATGGCGATTTTGATAAGGAAAACAGCGTTCCATGTATTTGCTGTTTCGAATGCCATTGCCTTTACATGCTCCGCTGGTGCTGTATTCAGCTACTTCTTCATTGGAGATAATACAGCAGCTACAAAGAAGTTAAAAATTATACTTCCGCTCTTTGGGATGGGGGATGTTTTGCAGCATGGGGCGATGTTAGGAGTAGTAACTGCCTTTGTAACTGGTACGTATGCTACTTTAGCACATTCAGTTGGCCTCGCTGTTACTGTCTGTGTCATCGGTTGCGCCTCTTTCCTTGTGTACAGTGCTCTGTGGTTTGCCTTCTACTGA
- the LOC132642105 gene encoding uncharacterized protein LOC132642105, whose amino-acid sequence MIVNVESQRGIGHSHVTGMTNDASDTNALMTNRIQPTMANRIQTAGPAACWSNRSVYSGYHNSFRSRTNSSDKSHLYCELCKNKGHTKDICFKLHGYPVHFKFKKKGGPVNSYANNAMTTEDQYQSNYSNAPGFTPSSGSNSSVPNTPMSFFTQEQHSHIMQMLKVNDHEPIANSARLNSGARSSRNTPGTSATGRLRVLDVKDKNKVNLPNGKPVDISHIGDDISIGKVLRIGREDDGLYILQADQSELSLTLGVKCLRTDNGTEFLNEQVSSLLKDHGMLHQTSCVYTPQQNGVVERRHRTILDMARALRFQAHMPLKFWGHCVSTSVYLLNRLPSQALYGLSAYEKLFQTAPLIDHLKGYILFDLTFKDIFASRDTVFEEDIFPFKSTQSDISPIFPILTLTSDDEGVSSFSYTPPVLSSPPDSLSHDTDHTVPSLDLVSSPTSPCVVLPPTFPSVLSDDVRKSSRSIKPPAWMTDYAMPSKPRTSAHIFASFVSYDHLSPHHKAALTAFSVIF is encoded by the exons ATGATAGTTAATGTGGAGAGTCAAAGAGGGATTGGACATAGTCATGTTACAGGAATGACTAATGATGCCAGTGACACTAATGCTCTTATGACCAATAGAATCCAACCTACTATGGCTAACAGAATTCAAACAGCTGGTCCTGCTGCTTGCTGGTCTAACAGAAGTGTTTATAGTGGTTATCACAACAGTTTCAGGTCTAGGACTAATAGTTCTGATAAGTCACATCTTTACTGTGAGCTTTGCAAGAATAAAGGTCATACAAAGGATATTTGTTTCAAACTGCATGGTTATCCAGTtcatttcaagttcaagaagaaAGGAGGACCTGTAAACTCATATGCTAACAATGCAATGACCACAGAAGATCAATACCAGTCAAACTACTCTAATGCACCTGGTTTCACTCCTAGTTCAGGATCAAATAGTTCAGTACCAAACACACCTATGTCATTCTTTACTCAGGAGCAACACTCTCATATCATGCAAATGCTCAAGGTAAATGATCATGAACCTATTGCAAACAGTGCCAGGTTGAACTCAGGAGCTAGATCTTCAAGGAACACACCAGGTACATCTGCTACTGGAAG GCTTAGAGTGCTGGATGTGAAAGATAAGAACAAGGTGAATTTACCAAATGGTAAACCGGTAGATATCAGCCACATTGGTGAT GACATCTCCATTGGAAAAGTGTTAAGAATTGGTAGAGAGGATGATGGCCTCTATATCTTACAGGCAGATCAA TCAGAACTCAGTTTAACACTGGGGGTGAAGTGTTTGAGAACTGATAATGGAACTGAGTTCCTCAATGAACAAGTTAGTTCCTTACTCAAAGATCATGGTATGCTCCATCAGACCTCTTGTGTGTACACACCCCAACAGAATGGGGTGGTGGAAAGGAGGCATAGAACCATCTTGGACATGGCTAGAGCTTTAAGATTTCAAGCTCATATGCCCTTGAAATTCTGGGGTCATTGTGTCTCCACTTCTGTCTACTTGCTAAATAGGTTGCCTAGTCAAGCTCTATATGGTCTATCTGCTTATGAAAAATTGTTTCAAACTGCTCCATTAATAGATCACTTAAAA GGATACATACTGTTTGATCTAACTTTTAAAGATATCTTTGCTAGTAGAGACACAGTCTTTGAAGAAGATATTTTTCCTTTCAAATCCACTCAATCTGATATTTCCCCTATCTTTCCTATCTTAACTCTTACTTCTGATGATGAAGGTGTTTCTTCCTTCTCTTATACTCCTCCAGTCCTATCCTCTCCACCTGACTCTCTTAGCCATGACACTGATCATACTGTACCCTCACTAGATCTTGTTTCTTCTCCTACTTCACCTTGTGTTGTTCTTCCTCCTACTTTTCCTTCTGTTCTTTCTGATGATGTGAGAAAATCCTCTAGATCCATCAAACCTCCTGCCTGGATGACTGACTATGCCATGCCTTCTAAACCTAGAACTTCTGCACATATTTTTGCTAGTTTTGTTTCTTATGATCATTTATCCCCTCATCACAAAGCAGCTCTAACTGCTTTCTCTGTTATTTTTTAA